Proteins encoded by one window of Acinonyx jubatus isolate Ajub_Pintada_27869175 chromosome X, VMU_Ajub_asm_v1.0, whole genome shotgun sequence:
- the LOC106973152 gene encoding mitochondrial intermembrane space import and assembly protein 40-like: protein MAYCLPEGKDRIIFVTKEDHETPNNAELVADDPSDPYEEHGLILPNGDINWNCRCLGGMASGPCGEQFKSAFSCFHHSTEDVKGSDCVDQFLAMQECMQKYPDLYPQEDEDEKEEEEEKKPAECLEETAPTEATATKEEERSS from the coding sequence ATGGCCTATTGCCTGCCGGAAGGGAAGGATCGAATCATATTTGTGACCAAAGAAGACCATGAAACTCCAAACAATGCAGAGCTGGTGGCTGATGACCCCAGCGATCCGTACGAGGAGCATGGATTGATCCTGCCAAATGGAGACATTAACTGGAACTGCCGGTGCCTTGGGGGAATGGCCAGTGGCCCCTGTGGGGAACAGTTCAAGTCGGCCTTTTCCTGCTTCCACCATAGCACAGAGGATGTGAAGGGGTCAGACTGTGTAGACCAGTTCCTGGCCATGCAGGAATGCATGCAGAAATACCCGGACCTGTATCCCCAGGAGGATGAGGacgagaaggaggaggaggaagagaagaagccagCAGAATGTTTAGAAGAGACAGCTCCTACTGAAGCCACGGCAACCAAAGAAGAGGAGAGGTCAAGCTAA